The following proteins are co-located in the Echinicola sp. 20G genome:
- a CDS encoding efflux RND transporter periplasmic adaptor subunit produces the protein MNNRKQIIIAISGAFLMGAIIGWAITEKKSAPKEELEHEHVSESSVFTCSMHPQIRQDEPGKCPICGMDLVPVSSVNKNADLDSPYVLQMSSEAVALANISTTTVSGGEGGFSTDLNGKVEADERRISSVSANFSGRVDELFVAFTGQEVKRGERLARIYSPALITANQELIEAKKSKDISPELYEAAKQKLRHWQLTDSQIEQMEMQGDYRTHFDIFASSSGVVSNRNVAVGDYVEKGQVLFEIIDLSKVWIMLDAYENNIGSIEKGDLINFKVNALPNQDFKAKVSFIDPVLGADSRSVKVRAEVNNSDGLLKPEMLVTATVSSSNGENGSPSEVMIPSSAILWTGERSVVYRQVGSSEKPAFEMVVVTLGPASGNRQSIKSGLEIGDKIVTNGVFAVDGAAQLSGKYSMMSHPESQNLKVDDRFLFKLDGALDAYLALKNQLVSDQSAQQQAKVLVEEIKEIEGQELSQEATVKWKDLKNAIVQSALKISSGLDIEEERNQFVILSNKFIELVETFGTHKEVVYKSHCPMAKNDQGAFWLSEFAEIKNPYFGSSMLGCGEVKKAYRKNQE, from the coding sequence ATGAATAATAGAAAACAAATCATTATAGCGATTTCCGGAGCCTTTTTAATGGGTGCAATTATTGGCTGGGCAATCACAGAAAAAAAGAGTGCCCCAAAAGAAGAACTGGAACATGAGCATGTTTCTGAGTCATCCGTATTTACTTGTTCGATGCACCCTCAGATAAGACAGGATGAGCCTGGTAAATGCCCTATTTGCGGAATGGATTTGGTTCCTGTTTCGAGTGTGAATAAAAACGCTGATCTGGACAGTCCTTATGTGCTGCAAATGAGCTCAGAAGCAGTTGCTTTAGCAAATATATCAACAACCACTGTAAGTGGAGGAGAGGGCGGTTTTTCTACTGACCTCAATGGCAAGGTGGAAGCAGATGAAAGAAGGATATCTTCTGTTTCGGCAAACTTCTCCGGCAGAGTAGATGAGTTGTTTGTGGCTTTTACAGGGCAAGAAGTAAAAAGGGGAGAGCGGTTGGCCCGGATTTATTCCCCTGCATTAATTACTGCTAATCAAGAATTGATAGAAGCAAAAAAATCGAAGGATATCAGTCCCGAACTTTATGAAGCGGCCAAACAAAAACTCAGGCATTGGCAACTAACAGATAGCCAAATTGAGCAAATGGAAATGCAAGGGGATTATCGGACTCATTTTGATATTTTTGCAAGTTCTTCTGGAGTGGTAAGCAACAGGAATGTCGCTGTTGGGGATTATGTTGAAAAGGGGCAAGTGCTTTTTGAAATCATAGATTTGAGTAAGGTTTGGATCATGTTGGATGCCTATGAGAATAATATAGGAAGCATAGAAAAAGGAGACTTGATCAATTTTAAGGTAAATGCACTTCCCAATCAAGATTTTAAGGCCAAAGTGAGTTTTATTGACCCAGTTCTTGGTGCTGATAGCAGGAGCGTCAAAGTGAGGGCTGAGGTGAATAATTCAGATGGTCTTTTGAAGCCAGAAATGCTGGTTACAGCGACAGTTTCTTCTTCGAATGGCGAAAATGGCTCTCCATCTGAAGTCATGATTCCATCTTCAGCTATATTGTGGACAGGAGAGCGATCTGTGGTTTATAGGCAAGTTGGGAGTAGTGAGAAGCCAGCTTTTGAAATGGTGGTAGTGACCCTAGGACCTGCTTCAGGAAATAGGCAGTCGATTAAAAGTGGCTTGGAAATTGGAGATAAAATCGTAACCAATGGTGTTTTTGCAGTTGATGGTGCGGCACAATTAAGTGGTAAGTACAGTATGATGTCTCATCCAGAAAGTCAAAACCTTAAAGTGGATGATCGATTTTTGTTCAAACTGGATGGGGCTTTGGATGCTTACTTGGCTTTGAAAAACCAATTGGTATCAGATCAGTCGGCACAGCAGCAGGCTAAAGTTTTGGTGGAAGAAATTAAAGAAATTGAGGGCCAAGAGCTCAGTCAAGAAGCCACTGTGAAATGGAAAGATTTGAAAAACGCAATTGTCCAGTCTGCCTTGAAGATTAGCTCAGGTTTGGATATTGAAGAAGAAAGGAATCAATTTGTGATACTTTCCAATAAGTTTATTGAGCTGGTAGAAACTTTTGGTACTCATAAAGAAGTGGTTTATAAGAGCCACTGTCCTATGGCCAAAAACGATCAAGGGGCCTTTTGGCTCAGTGAATTTGCGGAAATTAAAAACCCTTACTTTGGCTCATCCATGTTGGGCTGTGGAGAAGTAAAGAAAGCCTATAGAAAAAACCAAGAATAG
- a CDS encoding DUF3347 domain-containing protein, which translates to MKKLSLLGTALAVSMLLLAGCGEKKHEGNHGHEHEMEEKATEEVVANNISFKEEKAGEIFQHYIHVKTALVNSDADEAANGAKMIVASIGEADGSAEISAAAKSISETSDIKEQRAAFADLSAAVEEAVEGQLTSGAVYKQYCPMAFNNKGGYWLSDQEGIRNPYFGDKMLKCGRVEKVMGEL; encoded by the coding sequence ATGAAAAAACTAAGTTTATTAGGAACAGCGCTGGCAGTTTCAATGCTGCTTTTAGCAGGATGTGGAGAGAAAAAACACGAAGGAAATCACGGGCATGAACATGAAATGGAGGAAAAAGCAACTGAAGAGGTTGTTGCTAACAACATCAGTTTTAAAGAAGAAAAAGCTGGAGAAATTTTCCAACACTACATTCATGTAAAAACAGCATTGGTCAACAGTGATGCGGATGAGGCAGCCAATGGAGCAAAAATGATTGTTGCTAGCATAGGAGAAGCAGATGGATCAGCAGAAATTTCTGCAGCCGCTAAAAGCATCTCCGAAACCTCAGATATCAAAGAGCAAAGGGCAGCTTTTGCAGATCTTAGTGCGGCAGTTGAAGAAGCCGTTGAGGGACAGTTGACCTCTGGAGCAGTATACAAGCAATATTGCCCAATGGCATTTAATAATAAAGGAGGGTATTGGCTTTCTGATCAGGAAGGTATCAGAAATCCCTATTTTGGAGACAAAATGCTAAAATGTGGAAGGGTAGAAAAGGTAATGGGTGAGCTTTAA